The following coding sequences lie in one Oryza brachyantha chromosome 10, ObraRS2, whole genome shotgun sequence genomic window:
- the LOC107305523 gene encoding uncharacterized protein LOC107305523, protein MKSCASDAWQTVQASSNLVFLLTPLMDKEQLPILKRRQMREIENMLIMILCMMMPVNKIYFMMTLLSSCWCSIFVAFASGIKQQVVSAASFFWCCMSCWCGGNQNLDLRFFWAASVFRCLLNQNRVCLNAVWFLNLDKLVAWFFYTFLLLAV, encoded by the exons ATGAAGAGTTGCGCCTCAGATGCATGGCAAACAGTGCAAGCATCCAGCAACTTGGTCTTCCTGCTTACACCCCTAATGGACAAAGAACAGCTACCAATTCTAAAAAGAAGACAAATGAGAGAAATAGAGAATATGCTCATTATGATCCTTTGCATGATGATGCCGGTGAACAAGATTTATTTCATGATGACATTGCTAAG CTCCTGTTGGTGTTCAATTTTTGTTGCCTTTGCTTCTGGAATCAAACAACAAGTTGTTTCAGCTGCTTCATTTTTTTGGTGCTGCATGTCCTGCTGGTGTGGAGGGAACCAGAACCTGGACCTTAGATTTTTTTGGGCTGCAAGTGTTTTCAGGTGCTTGTTAAACCAAAACCGGGTATGCTTGAATGCTGTGTGGTTCTTGAACTTGGATAAGTTGGTAGCTTGGTTCTTCTACACATTTTTGTTACTTGCTGTGTAA